The DNA segment AACAGTAGCAACTACAGTCGTCTTGTCTAAGGGCTGGTGTCGTTCGCGTACAGTTCAGTCCCATGTCATGTCGCTAGCGTCGTGTacagtgtgttgtgtggcgTTTCTGTGTTGTTCTAAATCGAGTTAGTGTTAAAATGGCGTCACCTCGTACATGCTTACACTACCGTTAATAGACTTCTCATCCGTATCTCatctcctgctgctgccgagGGTAAGGAGAAATTCGCTAAACAACGCATTCGCTCGTGACTTAGTGAATAGTTGCAGCGTGCAGTTTATAGTTGACCAAAAAGGCGCAGGAAACAGTGTAACAGCATAATATGAAAAATCTCTCGTTGTCCTAACTAAATCCCGCTTTCCTCTCAACCTAGTGAGCTGATCTAGTGTCTCCCGCTGTGGCGGCGTCCATTCATGCCATCAACACATCGAAATCGTAACAAATGCTAAAGGGTAGTAGTTCCATTCGATTAAAACTCTAGCTAGCTTTCCCCTCCTACCGGCTCTATCTAGTCCGCGTCTCCACTCCTAAACCGTGCAAGCGATAAAAAGATGCATTGTAGAAAAATAGAATTCCTCGTGAGATtagttaaattgttttaaagtgttctttgctgctgctttttttcgactttttgttttgtttttcataatcCGTTAAAGAGTGCAATGTACAGTTGTAGCATTTGAGTTGAAAGTTACAAGATCAGTGCTGAATTGGGTTGCTTtactttttggtttttggttttgatttttggagtAAAATGTCGCTGACAATTGCCGTTCCTTGTGGCATGACGATAGCGGTTGTGCATAAGGAAGCTGATCGAAGAATCGATTTTCTTACTCTTCTTTTCCTCGTTCAAAATCGTGTAAGTAAAATGTATTGAACGAACGAACCGGAATGTGTCTCTATCTATAAGTTACGCTACAAATTCTTAATGCTTGTAAAAAGgtttaatgttgtttttttgttcttgttgttttatAAAACGTTGATTCGCTGCTCTTACCTATGTATACTATCATTTAAACGGTACCGATCGATCCTTACCACTGTGTCCTGTGACTCTTACGCCTTAAATAGAGATAGAATTAGAcgttaaaaaacaaaacatcgaaCGTAGCGGAATGGATGGAAGAGATGTACTTAATACACTTTGGCACGAACCGAAAACACAAACGCttttgtaataataaaaacacatgTTACGTGTCAAGCGCAGTGCGTTACCACAGCCGAAGGTAACAGCCGTAACGCTTTGTCGAGCTTACGCTTCTGTGGCACTTGAACAGTCGAACAACAACGAACAACGCAAAAGCACAATAAGACGATACAGTCAGTGCATTCTCAACCCACCCGATTGTCGATAAAGTGTTACATTTGGCAAATCCTTTGCTACAACCATTCCGATTCCCTACCGTGCGGGTTCGCGCGTCCGTTACGTCTACTCGACTCGACTCGCTGTGAACGCTGTTAGGGGGGCGCTCGCTTTTTTTTCACTAACGTTTTGCTAACGAAAACTGCCGCGCCACATCTGGTGAGGGGTGGAAAAATTCGTCTAAACTAAGTCGTACCTTTTCGCTAGTGTTAAAATCGTGTTacgcttctttcttttttatcatatTAAATACCGGTAATCAATCCGAAATCGGAAAGGTCTTACAAGATAATTGGCACAAAATCACAACATTTTTCCCGCTCCCCATTGCTGGTTAAtataatgtgtatgtgtatgcacACTGCACACCGTCAGAGTAGCTTTGGTAGCGGTGTGTTGCTTTGGTTTCTGTCCGCTGCACCCTGTTTCATCGATCAACTGATCATCGATCTGTTAGATCAACTCGGTCCCGCAAGGGCGGAAACTTAGGAACCCCGTGGGCCGTGTGCCTTGTGTGTgccttgtgtgtgtatgtgtgtggaacTGAAAAGTGGTAGTAGGTAGTAGCTGAATTGTCATCTCACCTCAGCTCGCTTCAGCAAAACGAGAGGTAACTTGCGTGTGGCGTGTGCAATTCAATTCCCTTTCGCTTACTCGAACGGTTCGTCGTTGAAAAcggggaagggctgtatttgCTCTATTTGCTTCTGGTGCAACACAACTGCACTTACTAGTATTATTGTTGTAGGTTTTTTCTTGCAGTTGGTAGTTCTATCTGCTCGAAGGGCTACGAGTTTCGCTTCGCTACGTTAACATGCTagttggagggggggggggggctataGTTGCGTCGCGTACGCGTCGTCGCTTTGACTAtctgttgtttgttgtatAAACTCACCTGTATTACAATTGTTACTTTGGTATATATggtatgtatatatgtatatattagtacgaatattgtttttgtttttggctaaCAGTTTGGCTCTAACAGACACGCGATACGGGGTACGGGTACCACACCACTATTGCTCTAATCCATCTCAGTAGAAAGTTAGGGAACTGTCCCGCTACGGTAAGGATGTTTGGTGTATAATTGCTTTATATGTGTATATATGGGTGCTGTGTATGTAGCTGTGTAGTACTGGATTATTATTAGTATATTCGgttgctgttttgcttttcttgttTGATTAACACGGGCTGCGccattgtatttattttggttgttgtttggctgttgttgttgcgattATATAGTGTGTAATATATGTATAGAGATattgtttgaatatttttgttgTACGGGGTATACGTATAGCTGTTTGATTTGTAACCTGCAGCAATGCTACTACCTTCACCTATGcgtccttgtgtgtgtgtgtgtgtttgtttggtaCGGTATATATGGGAACACATTAGGAACCTCCCTACTGGTTCATCTCGAACCGAACAGTTAAGTGTTGTGAGGGTCGTCCCGGGAGTTTGTGGACCTGGCACAAGAAAGGGGTTAGCTAGGGCAGGGAAATGAATGGGACCACACCGAGGCGAGCAGAAGCCAAGAGCCAATCCACGTTGACACGTCGGTCGATTGGGGCGACTGCGGTTTGCGTTGCAGTTTCGTAATTGAATTCCTGAGCCAGTCACGGGGTGGGGATGGGAGCGGGTTGCAAAGTTTCGTTTCCGTGGTCATTCAATTTTCTcacgtcaccaccaccatccacgCTTCGGAAGCAAGCAGCTCTGGCTGAAGGGCAAACTGTGCGGTTTTGCCGGTAATTTAATTTCGCAACCATATTACCCGCTCCGTAGGAGGGGAGATGAGGTCCTGCACAGTGCAGGACGGGGCTTGGGCGTGTACCGTGAATCGTTCGCTGTTGTGCCCGGTGCCTGAGACGTTAGTTTAGGGCGAGGGATGGAGGTAGGAAGGAGGCAAAACCAGATTGTCCACCGTCACGCTAGTACGCGCGGCGCTGGTTTACTTGTtgcaaatttgaatatttaaccCAATCGACGGGGGAGATCTAGCTTCGCAACCCTAACCGTGACTGGTACACACAACCCTGGGAAAGGGTCAAACCTCTGCCCAGGTTGAAACTGCACGGCGCTGGTACGGTAGTGTCGAAATTAGTGTCacttttgaaacaaatttgaaTGACTCGATGCTTCCGCTCCGGTCCTCGGATCAGGATGTGtccccaaacaaaacaaaccgtacCGTGAACCGAACCCAAACACTGAAGCGTGATAGGCGCGTTGAAATGACACCGATACCAGTGAAGTTCCAGCAGGGCTTTTGCGATGTTGTGGTGGTGAAGTAGGGGATGATTTGATTTCGTTGCGACAGCAGTTTGGGGTGAACTACTGCTTTGATTATCAGTTGTTTACACACCAAGCTGTCTAGGTGTCGTGTTGATGACACCGTACGGACATTAGCACCTTGTTCAACACCTGTCTTCCTTTGTCCGCACGGTTGTAGGATGAGTATATTATATTGGGCGTACTGCGCGTACACTAACTATTTCCATCTGTAGTTGTTTGATTTGACGCTAGGTGGCGCGCCGGAGCGCTGCTGCActgttctctttctcttcctcaCTTATTCGTGCGGTTTGATTTACTATTTTTGATTAAGTTTAGTTTTGATTTTACTGCTACAAAGCCATTTGACGGGGGAAAGGGGTACGATTATGCTTGGATGTGTGGTGGAAAACCAGCTGTTGCTGTGCATTGTAGTATTCCGGGTCTATATTTCCTTTGGATGTATATGGTATTTTGGGAAGAGTCATCATACACTCTTGCAGACTCATACTCTTCgtggagtgtgtttgtttgaaagcaaaatcgaacgtaaaataaaacgaatGCAAGCTTAAACGTGTATCTCGTCGTGATCGAACGACGGCGACTTGTCGAAGCTGGCCTGATGGTATAGTCGGGCCCGGGACGACTTCTTCCGCGCACGGCTCTGCCGTGCGCGGGCTTTTTGCTATGGAGGCTTCATGTTGTCCTGCATGATGCACTCCATACAAGAAGCGTGCGTCGACTGGGAAGCgtattgctgttgctgcagatggtgctggtgttgctgctggagctgctgctggtgctgctgctggtaggcGCGCCGATCGTGCTCGATGCGGGCGTAGTGCAGGTTCGGATTTTGATCGTAATCCAGAAACGAGGAGCTGTCGATCGACCGGGACGAGGTAAGGCGGTACGTGCGCTGGGGCGATGCACCGCGGCTGTGGCTCTTCGGTAGGGGCAGTGGGCCTCGGGCTCGCTCGTAGTGCCGCTCGGGCGACGGTACCCGGCTGTAGAAGCGCTGCGGCGACACTGGGCCACGCGAGGAGTGGTGCTCTTTCGGGGGTGAGTAGTGGCGACTACCGCGCCGTTGTGGGGATAGCCCTCGTGGGTAGTTGTTGCGAGTTGGGGACGGCCCACGGCTACTGTAGCTTTGCTGCGGGGATAAACCTCTACCGTAGCTGTGGGGGGAGGTACTACCGCGGTAGTACGCACCACCGACACGCATCGGAGAAGCGCCGCGGCTGGCGTGTCCAGAGGAGCGTTGGGGCGAGGGGCCACGACTGTTGTAACCGCGCTGCGGGGAGGGACCACGACTGAATGAACTCTGCGGCGAGATGCCTTTGAACGAGGACTGGGGCGAAAGGGATAGACCGCGCGTTAGGGAAGTTTGCGGGGAAAGACCACGCGCGTAGCAACGGTTCGGGGACACATCGCGACTGTACACGTTGAGAGGGGAGCTGGAGCGGCTGTACGAGCCCTGCTTGCGGTACTCCCCGGTGGACCGCTCGGACGAGATGCTGTACCGCTTTTTGCTGCCCTCGACCGAGGACGCATCGAAGCTGGTGTTCGGGGAGTAGCCACAGGACGACTCGTACCCTTCGACCGAGCGCATCCGCTCGGTGCTACCGACCGAGGCGCTCCGCTTCGCCCGCCGTACCTTCTCGTCGCGCGTCGCATTCTGGTAGATATGTGGGTAGTCCTTCTCCACGCCAAGATACTCGCTCGACAGCGATAGGTAGCACCGATTGCCCGTGGCCGTTTGATACTGCTCGTAGTCGGACGACAGATTGGCGTCCGTTTTGGACGCCGTGCTGTCCGAACTTTCGGACGGTTTGCTCCCGACGGAGGGGCTCACGGAGCGCTTCAGAATGCCTCCCACGACACCGCCTCCGTTCGGTTGCTTCTTCTTCAGAATGCCACCTTCGGGGGGCTTTTTGTTGGAGGTTGCAGCAgtcgcaccagcaccagcagccgcACTCGGGCTCGATGCACGCCGGGCCCGGTCGGGGCTCTTCTCGATGCGCACGTGCCGCTCGATGTCGATGCTGTTCCGCGGCGACTTGATCTTGATGATGCGAATCGGGCTCTTCTCACGCTCGACCGACTTCATGCGCTTCGGTGACTTTGTCTTCTCGGGCTTCGGGCTGAGCGTACCGTCGGGCGACGAGTTGGCCGACGATGCGCTGAGCGTGTGGTAGCGCTGGTCGCCCTGTGAGCCCCCGTCACCCTCGGACGAGCTGAGCCGCTCCTTGCCGGGCGCTTTCTCGCCCGCCCGCTCTGAGCAGCTGTCATCGCTCTTGCCCGAACCGGAACTGGACGACATCTCGGGCGGTGGCGCCACGGCGGAGTCACTGGAATCGGTGGACGATTTCAACGCGCACTGGTTCGGCTCTTCAGCTTGGGCTTTGGGAGTGGTGGAGGAGTAAGCGATCTGGGGAGGGGACGTTGGATGGGAGGCGGTCGCGGTCGGTTGCGTCTGGTGTGCGGTGGTGTGAGTAGTGTCGTGTGGGGTCGCCGGCGACCGTGCCCGTGTCGGCAGTGGGGAGGCGCCGACGGCCGGCGTAACGCTGCCGGGCTGGGACGGCGCCAGGCTGCCGGTGGTCGGCAGCCCGGTCTGTTCGCGCTCGTAGTGCTGCTCCTTCAGATTCTCCATGTACTCTACTATGTCCGTCTGTATCAGACTGTCGAGATTGAGGTTCTTGAGATGCTTATCCATCGCACTGTCCACCTGGTGGTCGGTTTGGGTCGGTTTCGGCCGCTCGGCGGTGGTCGCGCCGGCCGCACCCTTGGTCGGGTCAAACATCTCTACTACACTCTTATCGCTACTGGGAGAAAGTCGCTTACCTAGATCCTTCATCAGCACCGGATGGTAGGTGGCCGGCGGATGGGACGACTGTATCAGGCGCGCCTGGCTGCCGGTGCTGCCCACGGACAGCGTCGAGGTGGTGCTGTGAACGGGAGAAGGTGGAAGAGGCGGACAAAAGttagcaagcgacgaacctttccaaaaagcgagcagaatcCCTGCCACGACATCATACCTCAGCGTCAGATGGTTCGGTGTTTTGCCCAGGGAAGATTTCGGCTTCACCGTGCCCTGCTGGGAATCGTCCTCGCCCTCCGATTTGGTACCGGGGTCCGGTTTTTCCTGCTCACGCTCGTTCATGTTTCGTCGGCAGGCGGCCACTTGCTCTAGAAATTCCACACGGAAGAGCAAAGGGAGAACAACTCACGTGTTTAAAATGTACGCAAAAAGGTTTGATGGTTCCCTCTCTTACCTCCAACATCGCCCACCGTCTTGCTGCGCATGCGGAACTGTCCACTGTACTGCGGTACCGGCGGGTCGTCCGCCTCCTGGCTGCCCGAGGTCGTGTTATCGTAGTCGATGTTTCCGGACGAGTGGCGCTGATTGATCTTGGATTTCTTCGGCTTGCCGAGCGTCTGCGAACCTTGCATGATCTGGGGCTGGGAGGGAAAAACGGGGGTTAAAACTTTGCCGCATActggttttgttggttttcgcaacccaaaaaaggaaaaagtaaCAAACACACTAACCTGCTGCTTTGGTCGCTCGAGGGTTTGCGAATTGCCGGAAGAAGAGTTGCCGACGCCCGTCATCGAGTTGGTGCTGCCGCCCATACTCTTCAGCGACGGTATCGACATGTTGCGGACGCTTTCCCTTATAATCTGCCGGATCGTCTTGAGGAACGCGTTACGGAACTCGGCGGTGCTGTAACAGGAAAGGAGAGATTTGTACAAACACATGCCCCGGATGAGACGCATTACGCTAGGAGGCGTAAACACGGGGTAATGTAACAAGCGCTCATGTCGATGGAAAACGGATGTTTGGGGGGTAAAATGGCGCCGGAATACTGTTCAAAGTATTTCCGTACACTTGCAGCATC comes from the Anopheles coluzzii chromosome 2, AcolN3, whole genome shotgun sequence genome and includes:
- the LOC120947289 gene encoding serine/arginine repetitive matrix protein 1-like, whose product is MFDPTKGAAGATTAERPKPTQTDHQVDSAMDKHLKNLNLDSLIQTDIVEYMENLKEQHYEREQTGLPTTGSLAPSQPGSVTPAVGASPLPTRARSPATPHDTTHTTAHQTQPTATASHPTSPPQIAYSSTTPKAQAEEPNQCALKSSTDSSDSAVAPPPEMSSSSGSGKSDDSCSERAGEKAPGKERLSSSEGDGGSQGDQRYHTLSASSANSSPDGTLSPKPEKTKSPKRMKSVEREKSPIRIIKIKSPRNSIDIERHVRIEKSPDRARRASSPSAAAGAGATAATSNKKPPEGGILKKKQPNGGGVVGGILKRSVSPSVGSKPSESSDSTASKTDANLSSDYEQYQTATGNRCYLSLSSEYLGVEKDYPHIYQNATRDEKVRRAKRSASVGSTERMRSVEGYESSCGYSPNTSFDASSVEGSKKRYSISSERSTGEYRKQGSYSRSSSPLNVYSRDVSPNRCYARGLSPQTSLTRGLSLSPQSSFKGISPQSSFSRGPSPQRGYNSRGPSPQRSSGHASRGASPMRVGGAYYRGSTSPHSYGRGLSPQQSYSSRGPSPTRNNYPRGLSPQRRGSRHYSPPKEHHSSRGPVSPQRFYSRVPSPERHYERARGPLPLPKSHSRGASPQRTYRLTSSRSIDSSSFLDYDQNPNLHYARIEHDRRAYQQQHQQQLQQQHQHHLQQQQYASQSTHASCMECIMQDNMKPP